A single genomic interval of Penaeus chinensis breed Huanghai No. 1 chromosome 23, ASM1920278v2, whole genome shotgun sequence harbors:
- the LOC125037434 gene encoding leucine-rich repeat-containing protein AAC1-like, with the protein MPTIPKVIRDFRPYNTGSASPENHSYSGSSLQPEVMRSETTTTTRFTTSYPITTMNHQNHNITLPSLGRVWYHNHSQPQLEPQPLSSTTTTTVTITSTTTTMLHNHHISSRHHTQPSQPLCTVLYKHYNLHPQPPILYNYICIHDHYNQWLHRLVTTIRTTIHNQHNHNNHHYCLQYSHNHNHNHKHTIANIIIILPQPRYYTTTTPSYTVTTTSTITTISNYLKHHQDHPQLEPQPLSSTTTTTVTTTSTTTITHHNYNQNHNHNHHNHDLPRSQPQSPQPQLQPLCSTTTTTVTTTMFHNHNHSYNHYVPQLQPQSQPQSQPQPLCSTTTTRITTTTTVTTTVTTTITTTTPDASTSNNVSAFGQ; encoded by the exons ATACCAAAGGTAATCCGGGATTTTAGACCATATAACACTGGCTCCGCTTCACCTGAGAACCACTCCTACTCGGGTTCATCTTTACAGCCTGAGGTCATGAG GTCtgaaaccacaaccacaaccagaTTCACAACATCCTACCCAATCACAACCATGAACCACCAAAATCACAACATAACACTACCCTCGTTAGGCCGCGTCTGGTACCACAACCATTCACAACCACAACTAGAACCACAACCACTATCTTCCACGACCACAACCACAGTCACAATCACAAGCACCACAACCACTATGCTCCACAACCACCATATCTCTTCCCGCCACCATACACAGCCATCACAACCGCTATGCACTGTCCTCTACAAACACTACAACCTTCATCCACAACCACCAATCCTCTACaattacatatgtattcatgacCACTACAACCAATGGCTACATCGTCTTGTCACAACCATTAGAACAACTATCCACAACCagcacaaccacaacaaccaccatTACTGTTTACAATATTCCCACAACCATaatcacaaccacaaacacaccatcgccaacattatcatcatcctcccaCAACCACGATAttacacaaccacaacaccatcCTACACAGTCACAACCACAAGCACTATAACCACTATCTCCAACTACCTGAAGCACCACCAGGATCATCCACAACTAGAACCACAACCACTGTCTTCCACGACCACAACCACAGTCACAACCACAAGCACCACAACCATTACGCACCACAACTACAACCAgaatcacaaccacaaccaccacaaccatgACCTTCCACGAtcacaaccacaatcaccacaaCCACAGTTACAACCACTATgttccacaaccacaaccacagttACAACCACTATgttccacaaccacaaccacagttACAACCACTATGTTCCACAACTACAACCACAGTCACAACCAcaatcacaaccacaaccactgtGCTCCACAACTACAACCAgaatcacaaccacaaccacagtcaCAACCACAGTCACAACCACAATCACAACCACAACCCCCGACGCCTCCACTTCCAACAACGTGAGCGCCTTCGGACAATGA